One segment of Echeneis naucrates chromosome 15, fEcheNa1.1, whole genome shotgun sequence DNA contains the following:
- the tomm20a gene encoding translocase of outer mitochondrial membrane 20 isoform X3 — MWSLRKNEAILHFRSTLSVLPRQAVCKAHSTLLPYHPVQLGSYSPLVHPRTTNKLIWLLSRLDGKGPGARSVHCISRWESPLCCHHTAFLLTGHAQWATPHTPPTPSLPPRACLNQSVGGGFAFPCFSSDLQSPRHENSFRRIASPTARG, encoded by the exons ATGTGGAGCCTCCGCAAAAATGAAGCAATCCTCCACTTCCGCTCTACTCTCTCAGTTTTACCAAGACAAGCAGTTTGCAA GGCTCACTCAACTCTGCTGCCGTATCACCCTGTGCAGCTCGGCAGCTACAGCCCACTCGTTCACCCGAGAACTACAAA TAAATTGATCTGGCTGCTCAGTAGACTGGATGGAAAAGGGCCCGGGGCGAGAAGTGTACACTGCATCAGCAGATGGGAGAGCCCACTGTGTTGCCATCACACGGCATTCCTTCTCACTGGGCATGCTCAGTGGGCGACGCCCCACACACCGCCaaccccttccctccctcccaggGCCTGTTTGAACCAGTCTGTCGGAGGTGGCTTTGCTTTCCCTTGTTTCTCATCTGACCTTCAAAGTCCACGGCATGAGAACA
- the tomm20a gene encoding translocase of outer mitochondrial membrane 20 isoform X1 — translation MSGRTSAVVAGVCGALFVAYCVYFDRKRRSDPRFKEKLRERRRKQKVSCEKSRLAKLPDLKDAEAVQKFFLEEIQLGEELLSQGEFEKGVDHLTNAIAVCGQPQQLLQVLQQTLPPPVFQMLLTKLPTISQGSLNSAAVSPCAARQLQPTRSPENYKVSDALPHPQPEAELQ, via the exons ATGAGCGGCAGGACGAGCGCGGTCGTCGCCGGCGTCTGCGGAGCCCTTTTCGTGGCATACTGCGTTTACTTCGACAGAAAGCGACGGAGCGACCCCCGCTTCAAGGAAAAGCTGCGGGAAC GTAGACGGAAGCAAAAGGTGTCCTGTGAGAAGTCCAGGCTGGCAAAG CTGCCTGATCTGAAGGACGCAGAAGCTGTTCAGAAATTCTTCCTGGAGGAAATCCAGCTGGGAGAGGAGCTCTTGTCACAAG GTGAATTTGAGAAAGGTGTGGACCACCTGACCAATGCCATTGCAGTATGCGGTCAGCCccagcagctgctccaggtcCTCCAGCAGACGCTGCCGCCTCCAGTCTTCCAAATGCTGCTCACCAAGCTGCCCACCATCAGCCAG GGCTCACTCAACTCTGCTGCCGTATCACCCTGTGCAGCTCGGCAGCTACAGCCCACTCGTTCACCCGAGAACTACAAA
- the tomm20a gene encoding translocase of outer mitochondrial membrane 20 isoform X4, whose translation MSGRTSAVVAGVCGALFVAYCVYFDRKRRSDPRFKEKLRERRRKQKVSCEKSRLAKLPDLKDAEAVQKFFLEEIQLGEELLSQGEFEKGVDHLTNAIAVCGQPQQLLQVLQQTLPPPVFQMLLTKLPTISQRIISSQSLTEDDVE comes from the exons ATGAGCGGCAGGACGAGCGCGGTCGTCGCCGGCGTCTGCGGAGCCCTTTTCGTGGCATACTGCGTTTACTTCGACAGAAAGCGACGGAGCGACCCCCGCTTCAAGGAAAAGCTGCGGGAAC GTAGACGGAAGCAAAAGGTGTCCTGTGAGAAGTCCAGGCTGGCAAAG CTGCCTGATCTGAAGGACGCAGAAGCTGTTCAGAAATTCTTCCTGGAGGAAATCCAGCTGGGAGAGGAGCTCTTGTCACAAG GTGAATTTGAGAAAGGTGTGGACCACCTGACCAATGCCATTGCAGTATGCGGTCAGCCccagcagctgctccaggtcCTCCAGCAGACGCTGCCGCCTCCAGTCTTCCAAATGCTGCTCACCAAGCTGCCCACCATCAGCCAG CGAATCATCAGCTCTCAGTCTTTAACAGAGGATGACGTCGAATGA